One segment of Panicum virgatum strain AP13 chromosome 3K, P.virgatum_v5, whole genome shotgun sequence DNA contains the following:
- the LOC120697240 gene encoding uncharacterized protein LOC120697240 yields MAGKAAAASARWAEGYPWREKLAKYKGELGKGVWGYWELGAWKPLGISARKRARLRKEVLLAGEDWTYDPPRGEMRTKRKGHKCDRISAEKRANTVELMKKMPQMLLDYKKRRWEKKMKEEDSGKS; encoded by the exons ATGGCCGggaaggcggccgcggcgtcggcgaggtGGGCGGAGGGGTACCCGTGGAGGGAGAAGCTGGCCAAGTATAAGGGGGAGCTCGGGAAGGGGGTGTGGGGGTACTGGGAGCTCGGCGCGTGGAAGCCGCTCGGCATCAGCGCCCGCAAGCGCGCCCGCCTCCGCAAGGaggtcctcctcgccggcgaggaCTGGACCTACGACCCGCCCCGCGGCGAGATGCGCACCAAGCGCAAGGGCCACAAGTGCGACCGCATCTCCGCCGAGAA GCGCGCGAATACCGTGGAGCTGATGAAGAAGATGCCCCAGATGCTGCTCGACTACAAG AAACGTAGGTGGGAGAAAAAGATGAAAGAGGAGGACAGCGGAAAGAGCTGA